The DNA region agggtgtaatcgattacagtatttggtaattgattacaacgcATCCCTACTCCTATATATTCAGATTTCCAAATCTGAAAACTGCAACTTCTCATTTTCTCGAAAACCCTTGTTCCCAATTCTTGTTTctgccatatctcactcatttcttatccaaatcactccccacaaagcccaaacttcatcttttttcattctctttcatttgagccgattgaaatttcaaataactcCCTCAAATGGCGGAACCATCAAATAACTCCCTTCTGAACTATTGGTGAAATTATTCTACAATATGTTCTGATATAGAAGTATACAATTGTTATTTGGTTCACAAGATTTTCACGCAATATGCTATGATAGATGGAAgaaacaattataatttttatttttattttacattgatgaagtgttaataaaagaaaatagagtaCAACTGTTTGATGAAGAACCGTGTGGTGACTCATTAGAGTCTTATTGGAAGAATATATGCAAGGGGTTTATAATTTAGTGGCTAAAAAATGGAGTACATTCAAGTTTTATAACAAACAATTTATGTGCAAATGAATAAAACCTATTATTCATTAGAATTCTTAGATAaagtacttaaaaaaaaacaattgccaTTCAAATCAGAActcatatgtatatatgtatgtgttgATGGATAGGCAAGTACACCAATTCGTCCCAAGTAGTGAAGTTAAaatggaagtccgagtgtcgaatccacaggaaCTTCGTTCTTCATTTGTACATAggtagataaatattttattaataaaataagttaacGAAAATTGACTTGAAAAGGTTATGAGAAAAAGCACTAATTTAAATTAgtagaaaattaaatcaaataagaggagaaattaaacaagaatttaaattaattaattaaagacagaaaagatgagaaaatccaATATTATTGTAGAAGAAATTCACaagatgagaatgttaggaATTTAGCCTACCAGAGctactctttgatgtaatgttaatgatttttctttatttataattatttcaatttacaccTGTATCTACTACTTACTTTAACTTTGGTCCCCTGCATGAAAgagtctaatttatctattttctctctcaaatccctttgcagagctaaaatagtaaatttcattaagaataaagatgtagaacaagctaaacaaatatcaacttatccctagtgatgactttatttagataccctTTTTTAGTTCCATTATAAAATAACGTTTTTCAAcgctacccctaaaacttaccatgcaaatgggtgataAAGCTATAAGCAACAATATTAAgcataggaaaaaaataacgcaaatgtaatattcttaaatagataggaagagaaattacatcaagagaGTAGTTGACTGTCAAGTTCCCAACAAAGTGAATTTAGTATCTCATTGTTATGGAgactttacaattgcaagaggggaatatttagtaaagggaaaaaaataagaaaatgaatggAGGGAAGGAATGACTCCCAATGtttgcttctccttcttctagcctttgcattctataaggaattgtattctcTTAAAATTTTCGTGTGAATAATTTGCTCACCCGCTCAAGTGCTAGATATAATAGAGTGAGAATTTTGTGCGTAcatgtgcatagttaggtgcaCAAGAATGGTGACGGGATGAAAAGATGAAAGATTATTTATAGTGTCTATaactgaaatataaaaaaatggaaatcaaTGAAATTTAACCCAGGTACAAGAGAGAATGTTTGAAGTGAGTTTTCTAGTTACAGAGAACAAAGATAAATAGTCATTAGCGAATTAGGAGGAAGAGAGATAGAGGTTTGATACGTGTGTAGTGTGTAATGCGTAGGAGATTTAGTTGCTAAATTTTATAAGGAAACCAAATGCAAACTAGGTGTGGGAAGAGAGAATGGAGTGAGCTTCCTAGTCTTAGGGAGGGAGGATAAACAGCCTTTTACCAATTGCAAAGGGAAGAGGTACAAGGTAAGTGTGTATAGGATTTTAGTTGTTAAATCTCATTCgttcattcaaaataaaattaagggtcTAAATTGAGaataagatttttatatttactcTTGGAGTAAGTGGATCCCTtcccataataataataataaataataaatgataagtGAGAACATTTCATAATGATGTTGGTACTTGGTAGTGTATATATACAAATGTTAGATTAGACCAGAATTCTTAAACTCAAAAAAATCATAACTTACTCGTAAAGAAGACTAGAATTCTTAACACATGACCCAATACCCCTTGAaggaaattataaattattttggtgTGCATATTAACAGCTTTATTTAATGTgttaaattttgtcaaaattctCCGAAAGTGTTTATTAGAATTGTAAGTTTAGAGtctaatttaatcttataaaattagtttttaaggTAAGATTTACATCACTTTTATAATCTATTTTTGTTATATCACTATACGACGTGAGATGTCCAACAATGTTTGGGCTCATTaaactcaaaaagaaaaaaaatatacactaataatataaaataattttatattgtcattcaatcataaatcattatgataaatttattgacttttacaaaattatgttaaaagtcATATAAATCATGATGTGTGATTAAATAATGatgtaaaattgttttacacTGTCATTACATCATCATTAAACTTTACTAAAAAATGTTACAAGTTGAATTTAAGTTCAATATGTAacaataaacaattattttttaaattaatttattaacttcCTCTTTGAATATACGACAGTGTCATTTTTGGATCACGATGATATTGATGCAAAGTACCCATCCACTTTGTTAATAACTAATCTTTGCTAGGGAACCTGACGGATCATATTCAGTGAGTTTTTCTCTTCcgatcatattttatttatccacATGACTTAATTCAAAGTTTTGTTTAAAGAAATCATATCTAGTTTCACTTAAACTCCAAGTTTTATTGGTATGACTTTGCCATTTACCATGATCATTTAAATGTTATGGAGTACAAATACTTCTATAAAAGGTTATCAAATACAAagtatttataataacttaCTTATCTTACTCAACTAATTCAATAGACTCTTTCACATACTTAAACATTACATATTACTTTTGATTATAATCACATTGAAATTTGTTGATTTGCACCATctttattcaatatatattcCAAATCTCCTGTTAATTTCTATACTTCTTAATTCATAAGTAAATGCTTAACCAGACATCAATCTAGGTAGAGAATTTTCGTGGGCATCAAGTTGTCCTCTCTAACACTTGGATATTGTTAATTAACGAAAGAGAATTTACTAGAAATTTCGCTGTTCCTAGATAATTAAGATTACCATCAAATAAGTATTACCTTATTTGTTAAGTaattcctaaaataaaataaaactactcAAGTCATGTAAATGAGACCTAaagtaaaaatttagaaaaatgtgTGGATCAACAATGATTAACACAAGTGATAGTGATTTATGTTCCTTAACCAAGTGGTTCAGGATTCAAACTCTGATTGACTCTTGtgtataaaataaatcttattgaAAATGAAGTACCCATTTTATGTGTACTCGAAATTCCTGACGAAAATTAGTCATCACTTTCGGAAGAAACTACTTTACAATGTTAAAAATCATACTAAATAATCtctcaaacattaaaaaatatttaaattaatgtcTGAATTTTACTAAAATACGTGAACTTAAGAATTAAGGTAATGAATATtcaatacttttaaaaattatttaaataattttatttgtttaggaCCCCTTAAGAGAGGGTAATAATAGTTGGGGTTGAAGTTGATGgtttatttgattaatatattacatgCCAATTGGCATTGCCATAGGAGCCAATAGCCAAGTCTCATTTCTATGGTGCTTTGGCCATAGCCATGCACAGTTTCTGATTTTGGTGGAGTGAGcacttttcagttttcactGCCAATGTGAGAGGGTTTTTCAGATTACAAAGGACTTGTCCAAGAGAGACAGCTCAGTGTTCAAGGGTCATGCAAAATGGTCAGGCAAATAGACACTGAGACAGAAGTGAGAGACCtatgtgaaggtgtttgagtcattacatgaaaaaaaaaaaagggggctaAACGATCACACAAAACCTGcaaaaacataacaaaatctTTGTCCtgtttattttttggggtcgatGTAAAAGTCAGTTAACAACCAAGCTGCTACTTCCAGTTAATTTTCAGACTCTCAGTCAAGGTAAAGAATAAGTGCTTTTGATGATTTTCAGTCAATAGTACTCACTACAAGTAAAAGGTTAAAAATGGTAAACTTTCTGCCGTGTTAAAATGTTTAGCTGAAATTGGTTTCAAAGAGAGGGTTCTTATTGTTAGCTTCATTGTTTCTGATTAtttaactaacttttttttttcttaacaaatgTTGGTGGTAATAGTTAAATACTAAATTTGAGGTAAATAAAGGTGAAGGTCTAGATGCTTTTGTGCAAACTTTATCTTTACGTgttgaatgaaaagaaaagcaatGCTGTTAACAGCATTAAATATTGGATTACAATATTGTAAAGCAATATGGAACTAGGAGATTcttttggtgttttttggtttctttGTTGCTTTAGTAAGAGCTGGCTcactccttttccttttcttccacatCTTCACACTccttttttcatgttttcttgGCCTCCATGTGGTGTGGGTCTTGGGCTAAGAAACGCTTCCCAACATTAGTTGCATCGCATTACGTTGCTGACAAGTTGTCTCCCTTGGACTTGGACTTGGACTTGTTCTGTTCATTAAGTGCTCATTTTTTCTTTGAGGGTGCCTTGAGTTTCTTCCCATTGCCACTGTTTTCATCATTCTTACACATTCCTTAACATTTTTGTTGGTTTGTGTCGGTGTTGCACAACACAACTTCTTCTGGGGTTGGGAAGTTGGTGTAGaagtttttggtttttgtgCTATTGGGTTTTGAGAAGTTTGAGTTTTGGTTGCTGTAGTGCATTAAAGTTGGTTAAGTTAATTGTAGTAGGAATAGTTTAATAATGGCAGGAGGAGGAGCTGCACCACAACCAAAGCAAGACGAGCATCAACCACATCCAGTGAAAGATCAATTACCAAATGTTTCTTTCTGCATTACAAGTCCTCCTCCTTGGCGTAAGTTTACTACTTCATCAGAAccatttttatgctttttgctctcttttttggCACATTGCCCCTCTAGAGTGTAGTGTGGTAAAAATTTCGGGTTTACATTATATGTATGTTTTTTATGAGTGTACACATTCATATTCAACATGGTAATGGAGTTTTAGAATTTTTTGTGCTAATAAAGCGGAGGCGATCCTACTTGGTTTCCAACATTACCTGGTGATGCTTGGCACAACTGTCCTAATTCCCAGCTCTCTTGTTCCTCAGATGGGAGGAGGAAATGTAAGGATCTCTTTGTCATTCAAATACCAAATTCTCATCGAAATTTACTAAGTTTTGAATATTGTATATTGTATTCAGAACAAATGGTATGTGAATTGTTGTAAACTTTCTTATACCTGTCTTCGATTCATAGCGaccaaaaaaaacaaatggagatactttctcatcttcttctccctcTCAATTTCACATTCTGCTTTGTACCTTGTACAACCATCCACCAGTTGTTTGAGCGATCTTATTTAGTTACatttaggaaagaaaaataatttttgaaaattagaaTGGTTTTTAATCTTGTTATGTGGTTCATAAATCTAATAGAGGTTGAAATTTTGCTTGCATAGGAAGAGAAAGCAAAAGTGATTCAGACTCTACTGTTTGTGGCTGGCATAAACACATTTTTCCAAACATTCTTCGGGACTCGTTTGCCTGCAGTTATTGGGGGATCCTACACCTTTGTGCCAACAACCATTTCAATCATTTTGGCTGGTCGCTACAGTGATGTTGTGAATCCTCAGGAGGTAATGGTTCATCACAAACCTGGTTGatcttcaatctttttttttttctgtttttgttatttcatcACCCTTGTTTACTTGGTTGGTGACAAATGTGCAGAAATTTGAGAGGATAATGCGCGGAACACAGGGTGCCCTTATTGTTGCCTCAACCCTCCAAATTGTTCTTGGCTTCAGTGGCCTTTGGCGCAATGTAGTGAGGTTCTTGAACCCGCCCTATCTAACTAGTTAAACTTTTTGCTACTTctcacatttttcttttcagttaGATTGTGCATACAATTCTTTTACTTTGAGATGCTTAAGATGgttttgatttaattgtttggGATATATCTATTTCTTATATACTATTCTCCATCTCTACTTTGCTAACTCTCAATTGGAGATAATAATTCTGATGCCAATTAGTAgcaacctttttttctttttactttattgGAAAGTATCATAGCTTACTTCATTTGCAGTTATACTAATTCATACAATTTTATCCATTCTGAAAGTTATTAATATGTTTTAGCCTCTTAAAATCATATTCATGAATAattttctgtaattttttttcaggtTCTTAAGTCCTCTATCTGCTGTTCCCTTGGTTGCTCTGTCCGGCTTTGGGCTTTATGAACTTGGTTTTCCTGTGGTATATATATTTGCAACATGGACAAGTTCTTGAttcctttatatattttatgattataatgTGTGATTCCTCCTCTGTTGATTGCGACTTTTgaattccagcttgcaaaatgTGTGGAGATTGGACTGCCAGAAATCATCATCCTAATAGTATTTTCACAggtgattaataaaattataattttctaacattacttTGTGTACCTAACACACACCTTGGATTAAATTGAGTTTAATCTTTTCTTTGTGTTCCTTTCTTCACtaatttgacattttatttttgcagTACATTCCTCATATGATGAAAGGAGAAAAGCCTATCTTTGATCGCTTTGCAGTTATATTCTCAGTAGCAATTGTGTGGATTTATGCTCATCTTCTTACAGTTGGTGGAGCTTACAGAAACTCAGCACCTAAAACTCAAATTACTTGCAGAACCGATCGTGCTGGAATTATAGGGGGTGCTCCTTGGTATTGATCTTGTGATTTTTCCAACAATAAAGTACATTGCTAACTACTTGCTTGGACTATCTTAAATGATGATGAATAATTAATAGTGTTTCCATTTGTCAAAATATACTATGCAGGATAAGAATCCCTTATCCTTTTCAATGGGGAGCTCCTACATTTGAAGCTGGAGAAGCTTTTGCTATGATGGCAGCTTCATTTGTTGCTCTAGTAGAggttagtttatttttatgctGCCATATTAGCAATgccctttctcttttctttgtgTGGTTTTTTGCATACTAATTTAGTAGTTTTCTCTTACTTGTTCAACAGTCTACTGGTGCTTTCATTGCTGTGTCAAGGTACGCAAGTGCAACACCAATTCCACCTTCAGTTCTTAGCCGTGGTGTTGGTTGGCAGGTAAACAGATACTAAGAATTAgtacttttttttcctactcaattttttttgtcttatctttatttatttattgatcatGCATTGTTGGTTTTATCTCTGGTTTAGattctttcatattttcttttttctaactttATATGTTAGTTAGTTATGGTTATTTCTGATGCATCAGGGAGTGGGAATTTTGTTGTCTGGAATCTTTGGCACAGGGAATGGATCATCAGTTTCTGTGTAAGATCCTAATTCAATAGTTCCATGTTATTTGACATATTATATTCCTAGTAGGAATATATATAGCATAACATCATTATTCATTTGCTTTTCCCCAGAGAGAATGCAGGACTCTTAGCCTTGACACGTGTGGGAAGTAGAAGAGTTGTT from Glycine soja cultivar W05 chromosome 8, ASM419377v2, whole genome shotgun sequence includes:
- the LOC114423868 gene encoding nucleobase-ascorbate transporter 6-like; the protein is MAGGGAAPQPKQDEHQPHPVKDQLPNVSFCITSPPPWPEAILLGFQHYLVMLGTTVLIPSSLVPQMGGGNEEKAKVIQTLLFVAGINTFFQTFFGTRLPAVIGGSYTFVPTTISIILAGRYSDVVNPQEKFERIMRGTQGALIVASTLQIVLGFSGLWRNVVRFLSPLSAVPLVALSGFGLYELGFPVLAKCVEIGLPEIIILIVFSQYIPHMMKGEKPIFDRFAVIFSVAIVWIYAHLLTVGGAYRNSAPKTQITCRTDRAGIIGGAPWIRIPYPFQWGAPTFEAGEAFAMMAASFVALVESTGAFIAVSRYASATPIPPSVLSRGVGWQGVGILLSGIFGTGNGSSVSVENAGLLALTRVGSRRVVQISAGFMIFFSILGKFGAVFASIPAPIVAALYCLFFAYVGSAGLSFLQFCNLNSFRTKFILGFSIFMGFSIPQYFNEYTAFKGYGPVHTRARWFNDMINVPFQSEAFVAGMLALLLDVTLCKKDNQTRKDRGMHWWDRFRSFKTDTRSEEFYSLPFNLNKFFPSV